The Daucus carota subsp. sativus chromosome 9, DH1 v3.0, whole genome shotgun sequence genome window below encodes:
- the LOC108200363 gene encoding uncharacterized protein LOC108200363, producing MVKNRMGKGLIMKTLSMQCSVVHLVPMLKSIDRWSTINSSSYFCWPSVSCKNVATDFSCIRQCNSKAGKIRHASCIVVNARRRIRYDEDDEEDDGEEYGNNEDVAMLEYYSESVKEVALLVKAEVDEQDVQILVFKGFSSSLSHSTNPDPSRSILPARAKIKSIDRIKGPFNPSNIEYIDKGLSLETFKSQFLSK from the exons ATGGTTAAGAATCGAATGGGTAAAGGCCTTATCATGAAAACCTTATCTATGCAGTGTTCAGTTGTTCACTTAGTACCTATGTTGAAGAGCATAGATAGATGGAGCACAATCAACTCATCATCATATTTTTGCTGGCCTTCAGTTTCATGCAAAAATGTTGCTACTGATTTTAGTTGCATTAGGCAATGCAATTCAAAAGCAGGCAAAATTCGACATGCTTCCTGCATTGTTGTCAATGCCAGGCGGAGAATTCGCTATGATGAGGACGACGAAGAGGACGATGGGGAGGAATATGGGAACAATGAAGATGTGGCAATGCTGGAATATTACAGTGAGAGTGTGAAGGAAGTAGCACTTCTTGTCAAGGCAGAGGTGGATGAGCAGGATGTCCAAATTCTTGTCTTTAAG GGATTCTCGTCGAGTTTGAGCCACAGTACAAATCCAGATCCTTCAAGGAGTATACTTCCAGCAAGGGCTAAGATCAAGTCAATAGACAGAATCAAAGGGCCATTCAACCCTTCCAATATCGAATACATTGACAAAGGATTATCTTTGGAAACCTTCAAGTCCCAGTttctatccaagtga
- the LOC108200362 gene encoding two-component response regulator ORR21, whose translation MASISDNYGVVSGKDCTFPAGVRVLVVDDDFTWLKIVEQMLTRCNYSSTTCSRATAAINLLRERKCCFDLVLIDVQTPDMDGFKLLELAGLEMNLPVIMMSAYGRTSAIIRGIRHGACDYLVKPIHEENLKNIWQHVVRKKCNETKKQEIFSSLDKKDRNRSATSDLEHASAVNEDGSESDDEISASEKPIELWSVELHQKFVIAVNQLGIDKAVPKKILKLMNVPGLTRENVASHLQRFRLYFRRLSVLQQPMGMPFPFYGHVKHDPRLSLREISDPQTLAASRPIPLQTLTDLHAELLGRPVNDQKIILQGSRQGQKNALGDAGIAHQQPISLLWGHFLHIFPAIFLFCSVVWLIIEL comes from the exons ATGGCTAGTATATCTGATAATTATGGGGTTGTATCCGGCAAAGATTGCACTTTTCCGGCTGGTGTAAGAGTTCTTGTAGTGGATGATGACTTTACTTGGTTGAAAATTGTGGAGCAGATGCTTACAAGATGCAATTATTCAT CTACAACATGCTCCCGGGCTACTGCTGCTATAAACCTTCTGCGGGAGAGGAAATGCTGTTTTGATTTGGTCCTAATTGATGTTCAGACGCCTGATATGGATGGCTTTAAGCTCCTTGAGCTCGCTGGTTTGGAAATGAACCTTCCTGTCATTA TGATGTCCGCATATGGAAGGACTAGTGCTATTATAAGAGGTATAAGACACGGGGCTTGTGATTACTTAGTCAAGCCTATACACGAGGAAAACTTAAAGAACATATGGCAGCATGTAGTCAGGAAAAAGTGCAATGAGACCAAAAAACAGGAAATTTTTAGCAGTTTGGATAAAAAAGACAGGAACAGAAGCGCAACAAGTGATTTAGAACATGCTTCTGCTGTTAATGAAGATGGCAGCGAGTCAGATGATGAAATATCTGCATCAGAGAAGCCAATTGAACTGTGGTCGGTTGAGCTTCATCAAAAATTTGTTATTGCAGTGAACCAACTTGGAATAGATA AGGCTGTaccaaaaaaaattctcaaactGATGAATGTCCCGGGCCTGACCCGAGAGAATGTTGCAAGCCACTTACAG AGATTCAGGCTATATTTTAGGAGGTTAAGTGTTCTCCAACAGCCGATGGGGATGCCTTTTCCATTTTATGGTCATGTAAAACATGATCCAAGACTAAGCCTACGGGAAATATCTGATCCCCAAACTCTGGCAGCATCTCGTCCAATTCCTCTGCAAACATTGACCGATCTGCATGCTGAACTATTAGGCCGGCCAGTTAatgatcaaaaaattatattacaaggATCTCGACAAGGACAAAAGAATGCCCTTGGTGATGCTGGTATAGCACATCAGCAGCCCATTTCACTGTTATGGGGTCATTTTCTTCATATTTTTCCTGCAATCTTCCTGTTTTGTTCGGTTGTGTGGTTGATTATAGAGTTATAA